In one window of Brassica rapa cultivar Chiifu-401-42 chromosome A07, CAAS_Brap_v3.01, whole genome shotgun sequence DNA:
- the LOC103830857 gene encoding GDSL esterase/lipase At1g71250, with protein sequence MMRGYAFMIVAVVASVAIQQPELVAGQARVPAMFVLGDSLVDVGNNNFLATIARANYLPYGIDLNLRPTGRFSNGMNFIDLLAQLLGISSPPPFADPTTSGNRILGGVNFASAAAGILDESGQNYGDRFTMNRQVVNLGTTLSQLRTMMSPQNFTDYLARSLVILVFGSNDYINNYLMPSLYSSSLRYRPPEFANLLLSQYARQLLTLYSLGLRKIYITGVAPLGCVPYQRARSVGPPERCVDAVNQILGTFNQGIKSIVDQLNQRLPGAIYVYGNTYGAFGDMLNNPAAFGISVVDRACCGVGRNQGQITCLPMQNPCPNRSQYLFWDAFHPTQTALSVLARRAFYGPPIDAYPVNIQQMTLLH encoded by the exons atgatgagagGATATGCGTTTATGATAGTTGCAGTGGTGGCGTCTGTTGCAATACAGCAGCCTGAGTTGGTGGCCGGACAAGCTAGAGTTCCTGCCATGTTTGTGCTCGGAGACTCACTGGTCGATGTTGGGAACAACAACTTTCTAGCAACCATAGCTAGAGCCAATTACTTGCCTTATGGTATAGACTTGAACCTCCGTCCTACTGGCAGGTTTAGCAACGGCATGAACTTCATTGATCTGCTTG CTCAGTTGTTAGGAATCTCCTCGCCTCCTCCCTTTGCGGATCCAACCACATCAGGCAATAGAATCCTCGGTGGAGTTAACTTTGCATCTGCAGCTGCTGGCATCCTTGATGAATCAGGCCAAAACTAT GGAGATAGATTTACCATGAACCGGCAAGTGGTTAACCTAGGGACGACGCTGAGCCAGTTAAGAACAATGATGAGTCCCCAAAACTTCACAGATTACTTGGCAAGATCGCTTGTGATACTTGTTTTTGGAAGCAATGACTATATCAACAACTACCTTATGCCTAGTCTCTACTCCTCCAGCCTCAGATACAGACCGCCTGAGTTCGCCAACTTACTTCTCAGTCAATACGCTAGACAACTTCTT ACTCTATACAGCCTAGGTCTAAGGAAAATATACATAACTGGAGTAGCACCACTAGGCTGCGTACCATACCAAAGAGCCAGGAGCGTTGGACCACCCGAGAGATGCGTTGACGCAGTGAACCAGATACTAGGCACGTTTAACCAAGGGATAAAATCAATTGTTGACCAGCTGAACCAAAGGTTACCTGGAGCTATCTATGTGTACGGAAACACATATGGCGCCTTTGGTGACATGTTAAACAACCCAGCTGCTTTTG GAATCAGCGTAGTGGACAGGGCTTGTTGTGGGGTTGGGAGGAACCAAGGACAAATCACATGTTTGCCGATGCAGAACCCTTGTCCTAACAGGTCACAGTATCTGTTTTGGGATGCGTTTCATCCTACTCAGACTGCTCTCTCTGTTCTGGCTAGAAGAGCTTTCTATGGACCACCTATCGACGCATATCCTGTCAATATCCAACAGATGACTCTCCTTCACTag
- the LOC103830856 gene encoding DNA repair RAD52-like protein 1, mitochondrial has product MAASLGLRLKAATSTLRSGAATTLLPRTCSWETAKRCRGLCSEAENDVPTSGIGRPLAKILKELNKKVPDSAIKTRVEDGFSMKYIPWHTVNRIMNLHAPEWSGEVRSVTYSPDGNTVTVAYRVTLYGTDAEIYRESTGTTSVNDKGYGDPVQKAEAMAFRRACARLGLGLHLYHEDAL; this is encoded by the exons AGGGTTACGTCTCAAGGCGGCTACATCGACGTTGAGGAGCGGAGCAGCTACTACTCTTCTTCCAAGGACTTGCTCGTGGGAAACGGCGAAGAGATGTCGCGGATTGTGCTCAGAAGCAGAGAACGATGTTCCAACATCAGGAATCGGGAGACCTCTGGCGAAGATACTCAAGGAGCTCAACAAAAAGGTTCCAGATTCCGCCATCAAGACCCGCGTCGAAGATGGCTTCTCCATGAAATACATTCCTTG GCATACTGTGAATCGGATTATGAACCTGCATGCTCCAGAGTGGTCAGGTGAAGTTCGGAGTGTTACTTACTCTCCTGATGGTAACACCGTCACTGTTGCTTATCGTGTCACTCTCTACGGCACTGATGCTGAG ATTTACAGGGAATCAACGGGGACCACTTCTGTAAATGACAAAGGCTATGGCGATCCTGTGCAAAAGGCTGAAGCAATGGCGTTTCGCCGTGCTTGTGCGAGACTTGGATTGGGGCTTCATCTTTATCACGAGGATGCTCTGTAA